One genomic window of Magnolia sinica isolate HGM2019 chromosome 3, MsV1, whole genome shotgun sequence includes the following:
- the LOC131240411 gene encoding pentatricopeptide repeat-containing protein At5g27110-like: protein MDSQKLAFLLQACINSKSLKQGKLLHQKIICQGLQNNISLCKNLMTLYISSHSFESARLVFQTIQNPLDISLWNGLLAAYSKNHMYREALQLFEKLQLFSQLKPDNYTYPSVIKTLGALRGIEYGKKIHAHVIKSGFGSDIVIASSLVGMYAKCDVFESAVWLFNEMPERDVACWNTVISCYYQDGQCEKALELYGKMRSSGFEPDSVTFTTVFSACARLSALGMGKELHEELMRSGVELDGFVSSAIVDMYGKCGCLEMAREVFEQIPRKSVVCWNSMIGAYAMNGDSSSCLELFARMETEGVRPTSTTLSTLLMASSRSADLRQGKFIHGYIIRNGIKADIYINSSLIDLYFKCGIVGSANVVFEKTAKANVVLWNVMISGYVTVGSYFEALQIFEEMKAASVKPDAVTFTSVLQACSQLAVIERGREIHYYIIENKLESNEIVMCALLDMYAKCGAVDDACRVFDRLPVRDIVSWTSMITAYGSHGQAFEALELFHKMQQTEVKPDRVTFLAVISACSHAGLVDEGCYYFNEMTEGYGIKPTMEHYSCLIDLLGRAGRLHEAYSILQNAPAIGTDVGLLGGLLSACNLHRNLELGEEVARLLIEKDPGDPSAYISLSNMYASVRRWDNVGRVRTMMKERGLKKNPGCSWIEVDKRIHSFFVKDKSHPQAEMIYESLESLFMPMEEDESFVGITD from the coding sequence ATGGACAGCCAAAAGCTAGCATTCTTACTACAGGCATGCATCAATTCAAAATCCTTAAAACAAGGCAAGCTCCTACACCAGAAGATAATCTGTCAAGGCCTTCAAAACAACATCTCCCTCTGCAAAAATCTCATGACCCTCTACATCTCTTCCCATTCATTTGAATCTGCACGGCTAGTTTTTCAAACCATTCAAAACCCATTAGACATCTCCCTCTGGAATGGCCTTTTGGCTGCCTACTCCAAGAACCACATGTACAGAGAAGCCCTTCAGCTCTTTGAGAAACTGCAACTCTTCTCTCAGCTAAAACCTGATAATTACACCTACCCAAGTGTCATAAAGACCTTAGGAGCCTTGCGTGGTATTGAATATGGGAAGAAGATCCATGCCCATGTGATCAAATCCGGTTTCGGGTCTGACATTGTCATCGCAAGCTCTCTTGTTGGCATGTATGCaaaatgtgatgtattcgagtcaGCAGTTTGGTTGTTTAACGAAATGCCTGAAAGAGATGTTGCGTGTTGGAATACGGTGATTTCGTGCTACTACCAAGATGGGCAGTGTGAGAAGGCTTTGGAGTTGTATGGGAAGATGAGGAGTAGTGGGTTTGAACCTGATTCGGTGACGTTTACTACTGTTTTCTCTGCGTGTGCACGGCTTTCAGCTTTGGGAATGGGGAAGGAGCTCCATGAGGAGCTGATGAGAAGTGGGGTGGAATTGGATGGGTTTGTTAGCTCTGCTATTGTAGACATGTATGGTAAATGTGGGTGTTTGGAGATGGCAAGAGAGGTGTTCGAGCAGATTCCTAGAAAGAGTGTGGTGTGTTGGAATTCAATGATTGGGGCATATGCTATGAATGGTGATAGTAGTTCATGTCTAGAGCTTTTCGCGAGGATGGAGACTGAAGGAGTGAGACCCACTTCGACTACTTTGAGTACCTTGTTAATGGCTTCCTCTAGATCAGCTGATCTACGACAGGGGAAGTTCATCCATGGATATATAATAAGAAACgggatcaaagctgatatttacATCAACAGTTCACTCATTGATCTTTATTTCAAATGTGGGATTGTTGGATCAGCTAATGTCGTCTTCGAGAAGACGGCAAAGGCGAATGTGGTGTTGTGGAATGTGATGATTTCGGGGTATGTAACGGTAGGCAGTTATTTTGAGGCTCTTcagattttcgaggagatgaAAGCTGCCAGTGTGAAGCCAGATGCCGTTACTTTCACTAGTGTTTTACAAGCTTGTTCACAACTGGCAGTGATAGAAAGAGGAAGGGAAATCCATTACTACATTATTGAGAACAAGCTCGAATCCAATGAAATTGTCATGTGTGCTCTTCTGGACATGTATGCGAAATGCGGTGCCGTAGATGATGCATGTCGAGTTTTCGATAGATTACCAGTCAGAGACATTGTGTCATGGACGTCTATGATCACGGCTTATGGGTCACACGGCCAAGCTTTTGAAGCTTTGGAGCTTTTCCATAAAATGCAGCAAACAGAAGTGAAACCAGACCGGGTGACTTTCCTTGCAGTGATATCAGCATGTAGCCATGCAGGGCTGGTTGATGAAGGTTGCTATTATTTCAATGAAATGACTGAAGGGTACGGGATTAAACCCACAATGGAACACTATTCATGCTTAATCGATCTTCTTGGACGGGCTGGAAGATTGCATGAAGCTTATAGCATCCTACAAAACGCACCAGCGATAGGGACAGATGTTGGGTTGCTAGGAGGGCTACTTTCTGCATGTAATCTCCATAGAAATTTAGAGTTGGGAGAGGAAGTTGCAAGGCTTCTTATTGAAAAGGATCCTGGCGACCCATCTGCTTATATAAGTCTATCAAATATGTATGCTTCTGTCAGAAGATGGGACAACGTGGGTCGGGTGAGAACAATGATGAAAGAGAGGGGATTGAAGAAGAACCCTGGGTGTAGCTGGATTGAGGTTGACAAGAGAATCCACTCGTTCTTCGTCAAAGATAAATCACATCCGCAGGCAGAGATGATTTATGAAAGTCTAGAGAGCCTCTTCATGCCCATGGAGGAGGATGAATCTTTCGTAGGGATCACAGATTGA
- the LOC131240410 gene encoding putative pentatricopeptide repeat-containing protein At3g23330, translated as MANVGRVLQGHYSWSPPKTFSGPKPGLGPARRSLCSLPLKNFKTPMHPTTTTNVLKSLLQNPSSIKSRYEAKQLHAQILKTPSSYFINAILSIYSNLGLVQEAHLTFTTLPSPSTLSWKSIIRCYTSHGFFHQSLLSFIRMRASGKYPDHNILPSILKSCAGLMDFKLGESVHGCAIRSGLDSDLYTGNALMNMYCKLLGFGVGGVNPGTECCVPLARKVYDRIPERKLVRETSCDLSSSSSLVSGILNGEFGGDGKIGKFDSKGGDVTGVGSFDNSHELAEELKKGIMSNEFCRNLHPTVDGFYELPLRKGGKEAFCMDSVRKVLNGMPVRDVVSWNTVIAGNAQNGLYGEALMMVREMGLADLKPDSFTLSSVLPIFAEYVDVSKGKEIHGYAIRHGFDWDVFIGSSLIDMYAKCTRVDDSQRVFGLLPQRDAISWNSIIAGCVQNGLFDEGLRLFQQMLAAKIRPRHVTFSSIMPACAHLTTLHLGKQLHGYIIRSAFDNNVFIASSLVDMYSKCGNIRIARWIFNKMELPDMVSWTAMIMGYALHGHADDALSLFSQMEMENVRPNYVAFVAVLTACSHAGLIDDAWKFFKSMSEDYGIAPGLEHYAAVADLLGRAGRLEEAYEFISTMHIQPTASVWSTLLGACRVHKNLGLAENVAEKIFQLEPENIGSHVLMSNIYSAAGRWRDAASMRIAMKGKGLRKKPACSWIEVKNKVHAFIVDDKTHPYYDKIQEALKVLSEQMEREGYVPNTDDVLHDVEDEQKRYILCGHSERLAIAFGIISTPSGMTIRVTKNLRVCMDCHTATKFISKIVGREIVVRDVSRFHHFKDGECSCGDYW; from the coding sequence ATGGCAAATGTAGGCCGTGTGTTACAAGGCCATTACAGTTGGAGCCCACCTAAAACATTCTCTGGCCCAAAACCGGGCTTGGGGCCTGCCAGAAGATCTCTCTGCTCTCTCCCtcttaaaaatttcaaaactccAATGCATCCAACCACCACCACCAACGTACTCAAATCCCTTCTACAAAACCCCTCTTCTATCAAATCAAGATATGAAGCCAAACAGCTCCATGCCCAAATCCTCAAGACCCCATCCTCCTATTTCATCAACGCCATCCTGTCCATCTATTCCAATCTGGGCCTTGTCCAAGAGGCCCATCTCACCTTCACCACCCTCCCCTCTCCCTCCACCCTCTCTTGGAAATCCATCATCAGATGCTACACCTCCCATGGCTTCTTCCACCAATCCCTCCTCTCCTTCATCAGGATGCGAGCCTCTGGCAAATACCCAGATCACAATATCCTCCCTTCCATCCTTAAATCCTGCGCCGGTTTGATGGATTTCAAGCTAGGCGAATCAGTTCACGGCTGCGCGATTCGGTCGGGGTTGGATTCGGATCTTTATACTGGCAATGCGCTGATGAACATGTATTGTAAATTGCTTGGTTTTGGTGTGGGAGGGGTTAATCCTGGCACTGAGTGCTGTGTTCCGCTCGCCCGTAAAGTGTATGACAGAATTCCCGAAAGAAAACTTGTCAGGGAGACTTCATGTGATTTAAGTAGTTCCAGTAGTTTGGTTAGTGGAATTTTGAATGGAGAATTTGGAGGTGAtggaaaaataggaaaatttgATTCGAAGGGTGGTGATGTTACTGGGGTAGGGTCTTTTGATAATTCTCATGAATTGGCAGAAGAACTTAAAAAAGGGATCATGAGTAATGAGTTCTGCCGTAATTTACATCCAACGGTCGATGGCTTTTATGAGTTGCCTCTGAGAAAGGGTGGCAAAGAAGCCTTTTGTATGGACAGCGTGAGAAAAGTGCTTAATGGGATGCCAGTAAGGGATGTTGTGTCTTGGAATACTGTAATTGCAGGAAATGCACAGAATGGGTTGTATGGAGAAGCACTAATGATGGTTAGAGAGATGGGGTTGGCTGATTTGAAGCCGGATTCGTTTACTTTGTCTAGTGTTCTTCCTATATTTGCAGAATATGTTGATGTTTCCAAGGGTAAGGAGATTCATGGGTATGCTATAAGACATGGATTtgattgggatgtttttattggtaGCAGCCTGATTGACATGTATGCGAAGTGCACTAGAGTGGACGATTCACAACGGGTATTTGGTCTCTTACCTCAACGCGATGCAATCTCGTGGAATTCAATAATTGCAGGATGCGTGCAAAATGGGTTGTTTGATGAAGGCCTGAGATTGTTTCAGCAAATGTTGGCGGCCAAGATCAGGCCTAGGCATGTCACATTCTCGAGTATCATGCCAGCTTGTGCCCATTTGACAACACTGCATCTAGGGAAGCAGCTCCATGGGTACATAATCAGGAGTGCGTTTGATAATAATGTCTTTATAGCTAGCTCACTTGTGGATATGTATTCTAAATGCGGAAATATTCGGATTGCTCGGTGGATCTTCAATAAGATGGAACTACCAGATATGGTGTCGTGGACAGCCATGATCATGGGATATGCATTGCATGGGCACGCCGATGACGCCCTCTCCTTGTTCTCTCAGATGGAAATGGAGAATGTGAGACCGAACTATGTGGCTTTTGTGGCAGTTTTAACTGCTTGTAGCCATGCAGGATTGATAGATGATGCTTGGAAGTTTTTTAAAAGCATGAGCGAAGATTATGGGATTGCTCCCGGTTTGGAGCATTATGCTGCTGTTGCAGACCTTCTTGGTCGGGCAGGGAGGTTGGAGGAAGCATACGAGTTCATCTCAACCATGCACATCCAACCAACGGCTAGCGTGTGGTCAACCTTGTTGGGTGCTTGTAGAGTGCATAAGAATCTGGGGTTGGCTGAAAATGTGGCAGAAAAAATATTTCAGCTTGAGCCTGAGAACATAGGATCACATGTTCTTATGTCCAATATCTATTCAGCTGCTGGTAGATGGAGGGATGCGGCCAGCATGAGAATAGCAATGAAGGGTAAGGGGTTAAGAAAAAAACCAGCTTGCAGCTGGATTGAAGTTAAAAATAAGGTGCATGCTTTTATAGTGGATGATAAGACCCACCCATATTACGATAAAATACAAGAGGCTCTGAAAGTTTTGTCAGAGCAGATGGAGCGTGAAGGATATGTACCCAACACGGATGATGTGCTCCATGATGTTGAGGATGAGCAGAAAAGATACATCCTGTGTGGCCATAGTGAGAGGCTTGCTATAGCATTCGGCATCATAAGCACTCCTTCAGGAATGACTATTCGGGTGACGAAGAATCTCCGTGTGTGCATGGATTGTCACACAGCTACCAAGTTTATATCCAAGATAGTCggaagagagatagttgtaaggGATGTTAGCCGATTTCACCATTTCAAGGATGGGGAATGCTCTTGTGGGGACTATTGGTGA